AGGGCGTCACACCGCTGGCAGCCGCACAAACCATGGGCGCGGTGGACACGGCTGAATTACTGAGCGGGCTTAGTCGCTAGCAGTTGAGTAAATGCATGGCCATTAGTCGCTATCCATAGAGCCGTGCGCCATTTCCGGCTATCCTGCGCGCCTAATTTTTTGGCTACTGTTGGCCACCTGTCAGGACTTCCATGAAAAACCAACTCATAGAATTAATCAGCAAAGTCAGTTCGGGTTGCATGGAAGCTAATGAAATCGCCCAAGTGGCTGACGAGTCCGAAAGAGCCTACGCGGATCCGCAAGCGTTTCTAGCTGCCAATCCTGACGTCAACTATGACGACAGCTTCCCGTTCCCGCTGGGTGAGTGGATGGTGATAGGAAGTCTGCCGGACACTGTACTGTTCCAGGCTGACAGTTACATGGACCTTTTTGCGCAGATAGTCGCTTCGTTTGGCGACGAGGTAACGTTTAACATCAAACCCAAGCAACTCGCCAAGGTCGAGCCCTTGATCGCGCTAAACCGAATTCAGATTCAGTTAAGCAGCATGAATAAAGATAAGGGTGGTTACGTACTGATGAACCTGAGCCAACCGTTGGACGATGAGCTGCAGGCAGTGCTGGTTTACGGCAACGATCTGGATCGCGTGTTGGAATTGTGCGCAGCGGTCGGGATCGCCGCGGCGCCGTCGTTGGAAGCGCTACGGATTGAGCTCTACGTTTGATAGGTCGGCACACAAGGGTTGTGCCCAAAATAAGAGCTTAGCGAACGGAACCCTCTGACCGCTCAAACATCCTAAGCAGGTAAGCACTTACTTAGGAGCAATAACCATGGGTTCCACTTTTAATGGTCTGATTGGGTTGATCATCCTGGTTCTGGATATCTGGGCGGTCATCAATGTATTGAAGAGTGGCGCCGAAGTCGGGATGAAAATCCTATGGGTGTTGCTGATTTTGTTGCTGCCGGTATTGGGCCTGATTATATGGGCGATTGCCGGACCCAGGGGCAACGTAAGAATCTGATCTGCCCTCGTCCGGTTCGATGCGGGACCTCAGGCGCCTAATGGCTGATGCTGTAAGGCGCATTTTTTTTGTCTGCGATCAGTATCGCCCGCAGACCAAAGGAGGTTCGACCTAACATCGTCCGCAACGTAGAATGCTCGCCTCCTTTCTTAGGGGCGGTGCTTCTTATGAAGCCGCCGCTGTCCGTTGCCACCAGCATTTACCGGGGACTTACCCATGAGCGATTACCAAGAAACATTGTACGAAGGCTATGGCCAGCGCTTTCGTATTGAAAAACTACTGCACGAAGTTCGCACTGAGCATCAACACCTGGTTATTTTCGAAAACCCGCGCATGGGCCGGGTTATGGCGCTCGACGGTGTGATTCAGACCACCGAAGCCGATGAGTTTATCTATCACGAGATGCTCACCCATGTCCCGATCCTGGCCCACGGCTCGGCCAAGCGCGTGCTGATCATCGGCGGCGGCGACGGCGGAATGCTGCGTGAAGTGGCCAAGCATCGCAGCGTCGAACACATCACCATGGTCGAAATCGATGGTACCGTGGTCGAGATGTGCAAAGAGTTTTTGCCCAATCACTCCAAGGGTTCTTTCGAAGATCCGCGATTGAATCTAATCATCGACGACGGTATGCATTTCGTCTCAACCACCCAGGATAAGTTCGACATCATCATCTCCGACTCCACTGACCCGGTCGGTCCGGGGGAAGTGTTGTTCTCTGAAAATTTTTATCAAGCTTGCCGCCGCTGTCTGGAAGAAGGCGGCATTTTGGTCACCCAAAACGGCACGCCTTTTATGCAGTTGACTGAAGTGCAGACCACTGCGGGTCGCTTGCGTAGCCTGTTTCCGGACTGGCATTTCTACCAAGCAGCCATTCCGACCTATATCGGCGGCGCCATGACCTTTGCTTGGGGCGCGACTAATACCGCCTACCGTAAGCTAACGCTGGAGACCCTGCGTCAACGGTTTGCTGGCAGCGGTATTGTTACGCGTTATTACAATCCCGAGATTCATATTGGTGCATTTGCCTTGCCGCAATATGTTCTGCAGGCTGTAAATAAGCCAAGTAACGACTAAACGGGCTAGAACGTCAGGCTGAAAGGATTGCTTACATTTCAGCCATGGCGCTCTGTAGAAATTTCACAATATTTCGAAGAGTATCGTGCCGCCTATTCGCCCAAAAGGCTCGGGCGCACGCTTTCAATTTACTCCTCGAATCCAACGGATCTAAGAACACCATGGCCAAAACGGACTCCCAGAGTCATCAGCCCACCTCATCACGCCCGCTACAACCTACTGTCAAATCTCACTTGGCTTATACCCTGCTGAGCGGGATCGTGTTGATGGTGATGTACAGTCTGCTGCGCATTGCGCTGCTGGTCTATAACCGTCAAATGATAGGCACGACGCCGGCTTCGACGTTCATGGAGGCCATGGGCAATGGCCTGCGTTTCGATTTGCGCTTGACGGTTTATTTGTTGATCCCGTTACTGTTGGCATTGCTCAGCGCCAGGGTGATGAAATGGCGTGGACTGTTCCGTTTTTGGTTGACCTTGGGCGCCAGTATCACGCTGTTCCTGGGCTTGATGGAACTGGACTTCTACCGTGAGTTTCACCAGCGCCTCAATGGTTTGGTGTTCCAGTACGTCAAGGAAGACCCCAAAACCGTGCTGAGCATGCTGTGGTACGGTTTCCCGGTAGCACGGTATCTGCTGGTCTGGGCTGCCGTGACCTGGCTGCTGAGCCTTGTATTCAAAGGTATCGACCGTCTGACGCGACCGCAACGCACGATGAGCGTCAGCTCCGGCAACAACCGTTCGGTAGCTCCCTGGTATACGCGCATCGGCGTGTTTGTATTGTGCCTAGCGGTCGCGGTAATTGCTTCCCGTGGCACCTTGCGCCAAGGCCCGCCGCTGCGATGGGGTGATGCCTACACCACAAATTCGAACTTCGCCAACCAGTTGGGCCTCAATGGCACCTTGTCGCTGATTGAAGCCGCTAAAGCCTTGAGTTCGGACCAGCACGCCAACATCTGGAAGTCGACGATGCCTGATGCCCAAGCGCAGAAGGTCACCCGCGACATGTTGCTGACTGCCCATGACACGTTGGTCGACGCAGATCAGGCCGCTGTGCGCAGAGACACGGTTCCGCCCATTGAAAACACGCTGCCGATTCGCAACGTGGTGGTGATCCTGATGGAAAGCTTCGCCGGTCACTCGGTGGGCGCTTTGGGCAGCGATGCCAATATCACGCCAAACTTCGACAAGTTGTCGCAAGAAGGATTGTTGTTCGATCGCTTCTTCTCCAACGGCACTCATACCCACCAGGGTATGTTCGCGACCATGGCCTGCTTTCCTAACTTGCCAGGTTTTGAATACCTGATGCAGACCCCGGAAGGCAGTAACAAACTGTCCGGCTTGCCGCAGTTGCTCAGTGCCCGTGGTTACGACGACGTTTATGTCTACAACGGCGACTTTGCTTGGGATAACCAGTCGGGCTTCTTCAGTAATCAGGGAATGACCACGTTTATTGGTCGTAATGATTTTGTTAATCCAGTGTTCTCCGACCCAACATGGGGCGTGTCGGACCAGGACATGTTCGACCGTGGCGCCCAAGAGCTAAAGGCCCGAGAAGGCAAAAAGCCGTTTTATGCGCTGTTGCAAACC
The nucleotide sequence above comes from Pseudomonas sp. AB6. Encoded proteins:
- the speE gene encoding polyamine aminopropyltransferase, with translation MSDYQETLYEGYGQRFRIEKLLHEVRTEHQHLVIFENPRMGRVMALDGVIQTTEADEFIYHEMLTHVPILAHGSAKRVLIIGGGDGGMLREVAKHRSVEHITMVEIDGTVVEMCKEFLPNHSKGSFEDPRLNLIIDDGMHFVSTTQDKFDIIISDSTDPVGPGEVLFSENFYQACRRCLEEGGILVTQNGTPFMQLTEVQTTAGRLRSLFPDWHFYQAAIPTYIGGAMTFAWGATNTAYRKLTLETLRQRFAGSGIVTRYYNPEIHIGAFALPQYVLQAVNKPSND
- a CDS encoding PLDc N-terminal domain-containing protein, translated to MGSTFNGLIGLIILVLDIWAVINVLKSGAEVGMKILWVLLILLLPVLGLIIWAIAGPRGNVRI
- a CDS encoding LTA synthase family protein, which encodes MAKTDSQSHQPTSSRPLQPTVKSHLAYTLLSGIVLMVMYSLLRIALLVYNRQMIGTTPASTFMEAMGNGLRFDLRLTVYLLIPLLLALLSARVMKWRGLFRFWLTLGASITLFLGLMELDFYREFHQRLNGLVFQYVKEDPKTVLSMLWYGFPVARYLLVWAAVTWLLSLVFKGIDRLTRPQRTMSVSSGNNRSVAPWYTRIGVFVLCLAVAVIASRGTLRQGPPLRWGDAYTTNSNFANQLGLNGTLSLIEAAKALSSDQHANIWKSTMPDAQAQKVTRDMLLTAHDTLVDADQAAVRRDTVPPIENTLPIRNVVVILMESFAGHSVGALGSDANITPNFDKLSQEGLLFDRFFSNGTHTHQGMFATMACFPNLPGFEYLMQTPEGSNKLSGLPQLLSARGYDDVYVYNGDFAWDNQSGFFSNQGMTTFIGRNDFVNPVFSDPTWGVSDQDMFDRGAQELKAREGKKPFYALLQTLSNHTPYALPANLPVERVTGHGTLDEHLTAMRYADWALGQFFEKAKKEPYFKDTLFVIVGDHGFGNDKQITELDLGRFNVPLLLIGPGIQEKFGKRSSTVGTQIDIVPTIMGRLGGESRNQCWGRDLLNLPEGDKGFGVIKPSGGELTVGYVTGDRILVEPKGMPPLLYQYQLGAKPHAEVMTAQPDQAQLKEKLEAFIQTATKSLMDNTAGVSAGKMR